In Musa acuminata AAA Group cultivar baxijiao chromosome BXJ2-10, Cavendish_Baxijiao_AAA, whole genome shotgun sequence, a genomic segment contains:
- the LOC135624616 gene encoding protein BPS1, chloroplastic-like gives MEGSALPCLRCQGLSSTPLTEDASTFCTSLTEDLKGLELSLAKDSISLRWFVEAMSVLKRMQVRLLALLKKSELPISYEAEDWFDQYMQESASLLDFCNSMKSALSGINRSRMALELAVHKLSEDNEFGLERLQKAHEEILDFRIEKERLGLAKGGILLGGNGGDDKNMAIVMLAAKTTVTVLSWFMISAMISPVPVNMEDKELTSSIPELQQCMEMLTRISSLGIGREVALVEHEMVNEAVEELQAAEKNSHSFLSGLEKLRTRSFELKEGIERLGTVVDEVFEEAIRGRNEMLDIFRNATL, from the coding sequence ATGGAAGGATCGGCTCTACCATGCTTAAGGTGTCAAGGGCTCAGCTCTACCCCTTTGACAGAGGATGCCTCTACCTTCTGCACTTCCCTCACCGAGGACCTCAAGGGGCTCGAGCTGTCGCTGGCGAAGGACTCCATCTCCCTCAGGTGGTTCGTCGAAGCGATGAGCGTCTTGAAGAGGATGCAGGTGAGACTCCTTGCCCTGCTGAAGAAATCTGAGTTGCCGATCTCGTACGAAGCCGAAGACTGGTTTGATCAGTACATGCAAGAGTCTGCGTCTCTATTAGATTTCTGCAACTCAATGAAGTCTGCACTTTCCGGGATCAACCGGTCTCGCATGGCTTTAGAGCTCGCAGTCCATAAACTAAGCGAAGACAACGAGTTCGGATTGGAAAGATTACAGAAAGCTCATGAGGAAATTTTAGATTTCAGAATAGAGAAGGAAAGATTAGGACTAGCTAAAGGTGGAATTTTGCTCGGAGGAAATGGAGGAGACGACAAGAACATGGCAATCGTGATGCTTGCTGCTAAAACCACTGTGACAGTCTTGTCATGGTTTATGATTTCAGCAATGATTTCTCCTGTTCCGGTTAATATGGAAGACAAGGAGCTGACTTCATCGATCCCTGAGCTACAGCAGTGCATGGAGATGCTGACACGGATTTCGAGCCTCGGCATCGGTCGGGAAGTTGCTCTGGTCGAGCATGAGATGGTGAACGAGGCAGTCGAGGAGTTACAGGCGGCGGAGAAGAACAGCCATAGTTTCCTCAGTGGTCTGGAGAAGTTGAGAACAAGGTCATTTGAGCTGAAGGAGGGGATCGAGAGGCTCGGCACAGTAGTGGATGAGGTGTTCGAGGAGGCCATCAGAGGAAGGAATGAGATGCTTGACATCTTCAGGAATGCAACTCTTTGA